The following proteins are co-located in the Enoplosus armatus isolate fEnoArm2 chromosome 10, fEnoArm2.hap1, whole genome shotgun sequence genome:
- the tmem126a gene encoding transmembrane protein 126A gives MSENTRKESVSGNTLTRAAIAEMLAKNFERLPDIDQKLFIYGPMYLGGNGGLAGLISNSLYRRALNVTQAPITSSLPMAVLPFMTTFVLYNAVVSSPLMSGDLNCPSCALMRGALVGVVGGGVYPILLALPVNIGLASRYNTTPMPEKGNVLRYWGDLSRPILRKMRAVMVLQAFFGTYLSSRHFETYTKLAQITFGPGGEELKD, from the coding sequence ATGTCGGAAAACACGCGGAAGGAGAGCGTCTCTGGAAATACGCTCACAAGAGCAGCGATTGCTGAAATGCTGGCGAAGAATTTCGAGAGGCTGCCTGACATTGATCAGAAACTCTTCATCTATGGACCCATGTATCTGGGGGGAAACGGTGGCCTTGCAGGACTGATATCCAACAGCTTGTATCGCAGAGCTCTGAATGTCACGCAGGCGCCCATCACCTCCAGCCTGCCGATGGCCGTGCTGCCCTTCATGACAACATTCGTCCTGTACAACGCAGTAGTGTCCAGCCCCCTCATGTCCGGTGATCTCAACTGTCCCTCCTGTGCCCTGATGCGAGGTGCACTTGTCGGTGTAGTAGGTGGTGGCGTGTACCCCATCCTCCTGGCCTTACCTGTGAATATTGGCCTTGCATCCAGGTACAACACAACGCCGATGCCAGAGAAGGGAAATGTGCTCCGGTACTGGGGGGACCTCTCCAGACCGATCCTGAGGAAAATGAGGGCAGTAATGGTGCTCCAGGCCTTCTTCGGCACCTACCTGAGCTCCAGGCACTTTGAAACGTACACCAAACTGGCCCAGATAACATTTGGTCCCGGTGGAGAGGAACTCAAAGACTAA
- the LOC139291214 gene encoding dual specificity protein kinase CLK4-like — protein MRHSKRMRSPGVWLDEYSWEERMECRKRKKRDSHSSERENKSRRIHNHHKTYEGHYLENRSLNQRLDTREGHTQDHSLDMACEEDSREANCKDRDRDWHHYSKSSGRSGRSGRSRRSSRRQKDRRRRRSHSRPRSSSRRSHHRRSRKRSRSVEDDDEGHLIYHSGDMLRARYEIVCTLGEGAFGKVVECIDHSNDGARVALKIIKNIDRYREAAMSEVEVLGQLKSLDSDKRYACVHMLDWFDYHGHVCIAFELLGLSTYDFLKENNFQPFPVEHIRHMAYQIVRAVQFLHKNKLTHTDLKPENILFIDSDYDMEYNPEMKRDERTLKHPDVKIVDFGNATYEHEHHTSVVSTRHYRAPEVILDLGWNHSCDVWSVGCILIEYYLGSTLFQTHDSKEHLAMMERVLGPIPTNLLQKTKKQRYVHRCRLDWDVHSSAGRYVRKHCKPLKHYMLSKGEDHQQLFDLIEKMMEYDPAKRLSLEQALRHPFFSCYRKSSSKSSSSKSKSSSSKSKSSSSSSRSSSSSSKKD, from the exons ATGCGCCACTCAAAGCGAATGCGCTCACCCGGTGTCTGGCTCGATGAGTACAGCTGGGAAGAGAGAATGGAGTGTCGTAAGCGAAAGAAACGAGATTCGCACAGCAGCGAAAGAGAAAATAAGTCTAGAAGAATTCACAATCACCATAAGACGTACGAGGG GCACTACCTGGAGAACCGCAGTTTGAACCAGAGGCTGGACACTCGGGAAGGACACACTCAGGATCACAGTTTGGACATGGCCTGTGAGGAGGACAGTCGTGAAGCCAACTGCAAGGACAGAGACCGTGATTGGCACCACTACAGCAAGTCATCCGGGCGCAGTGGTCGGAGTGGTCGCAGCAGGCGAAGCAGCcgcagacaaaaagacagaaggcGCAGACGTAGCCACTCTCGCCCCAGGTCCTCCTCG AGGAGGAGCCATCACCGCAGGAGCAGGAAAAGATCCAGGAGTGTTGAGGATGATGACGAGGGTCACCTCATCTATCACAGTGGAGACATGCTGAGAGCGAGAT ATGAGATTGTGTGTACTCTAGGAGAGGGTGCCTTTGGGAAGGTTGTCGAATGCATTGATCACTCTAA TGATGGAGCTCGAGTGGCTCTGAAGATCATTAAAAACATAGACCGCTACCGTGAGGCAGCTATGTCTGAGGTAGAGGTGCTTGGACAGTTGAAGTCCCTCGACTCTGATAAGAGATA TGCTTGTGTGCACATGCTGGACTGGTTTGACTACCACGGCCACGTTTGTATCGCCTTTGAGCTGCTTGGCCTCAGCACCTACGATTTCCTCAAGGAAAACAACTTCCAGCCTTTCCCCGTAGAACACATCAGACACATGGCGTACCAGATCGTCCGAGCTGTGCAGT ttCTGCATAAGAACAAGCTGACTCACACAGATCTGAAGCCAGAGAATATTCTCTTCATTGATTCAGACTATGATATGGAGTACAACCCTGAAATG AAACGGGATGAAAGAACATTGAAGCACCCAGATGTGAAAATTGTTGACTTTGGTAACGCCACATATGAACACGAGCACCACACATCTGTGGTGTCGACGCGTCACTACCGTGCtcctgaggtcattttag ATCTGGGCTGGAATCATTCCTGTGATGTCTGGAGCGTAGGCTGTATACTCATCGAGTACTACCTTGGATCTACTCTCTTCCAG ACCCATGACAGTAAAGAGCACCTTGCTATGATGGAGAGAGTCCTGGGCCCCATCCCCACGAACCTCCTGCAGAAAACCAA aaaACAGCGCTATGTTCACCGGTGCAGACTTGACTGGGATGTGCACAGCTCTGCTGGGAGATATGtcagaaaacactgcaaaccCCTCAAG CATTACATGTTGTCAAAGGGCGAAGACcaccagcagctgtttgacCTGATAGAGAAGATGATGGAGTACGACCCAGCTAAGCGCCTCAGTCTGGAGCAGGCCCTCAGACATCCCTTCTTCTCCTGCTACCGcaagagcagcagcaaaagcagcagcagcaaaagcaaaagcagcagcagcaaaagcaaaagcagcagcagcagcagcagaagcagcagcagtagcagcaaaAAAGACTGA